The following coding sequences are from one Gossypium hirsutum isolate 1008001.06 chromosome A12, Gossypium_hirsutum_v2.1, whole genome shotgun sequence window:
- the LOC107930356 gene encoding uncharacterized protein → MLKLCLMVSNGYPRGLGPVLHQEPGFSRMVKEFGSVFPGQLVKQDMVQIGSFDLRCNQFHFQEQPKPVTALCETKLIIDADPTAQNPVVIDKPDAYLDTARFSFRIAEKCTRHEKILKFLMSGSNELENGELDLSLLSDLMGLQPLMFGVHQQPYASSLIYPSSKIDYQVPLPDFLGEMIHYSKITVNSDGQVVLTATGTEMKDILSIVAEFYLSSNSTKSRNQFSLVPYFDRKRIAKARTSTNLSSPRSEVASIAPMESPKKIKQKPSPKKNASRKLASERDLYKKNYFHACECLLSLMVDKRQHGRTAILSLKKSGPELPQLLSQFSAGIAGTGLAVLLSVIWKVACWRVPFCTPKLFSAGIGFGLVWLSWAVNRLRDTVVHISKNTSKSGLKEEEMIERVEKSVNQIYFRAATLMAIAVLRFA, encoded by the exons ATGTTGAAGCTTTGCTTAATGGTTTCTAATGGCTACCCTCGTGGTCTGGGGCCTGTTTTACACCAAGAGCCAGGCTTTAGCAGGATGGTCAAG GAGTTTGGTTCCGTCTTCCCAGGTCAGCTAGTGAAACAAGACATGGTACAGATAGGCTCCTTTGATCTGAGGTGCAACCAATTCCATTTCCAGGAGCAGCCAAAGCCAGTTACTGCACTGTGTGAGACCAAACTGATTATCGATGCCGATCCAACAGCACAAAACCCCGTGGTTATAGATAAACCAG ATGCTTATCTAGACACAGCACGGTTTAGCTTCAGGATAGCTGAAAAGTGCACTAGACATGAAAAAATCTTGAAGTTTCTTATGTCTGGATCGAATGAATTAGAGAATGGGGAACTTGATTTATCTTTGCTATCTGATTTGATGGGACTTCAACCACTGATGTTTGGCGTGCATCAACAGCCTTATGCATCTTCTCTAATATATCCGAGTAGCAAAATCGATTACCAGGTGCCTCTCCCAGACTTTTTAGGAGAGATGATCCACTATTCGAAAATTACAGTTAACTCAGATGGTCAAGTTGTACTTACAGCTACCGGGACTGAGATGAAAGACATCCTTTCGATCGTAGCTGAGTTTTACTTATCAAGCAACTCGACTAAGTCTAGAAATCAGTTTTCACTGGTCCCATACTTTGATAG GAAGCGGATTGCCAAAGCACGTACCAGTACTAACCTGTCTTCTCCACGGTCTGAAGTTGCGAGTATTGCACCTATGGAAAG TCCCAAGAAAATCAAGCAGAAGCCATCTCCAAAGAAGAATGCATCTAGGAAGTTAGCCAGTGAGAGAGATCTCTACAAGAAGAATTATTTCCATGCATGTGAGTGTCTTCTTTCCTTGATGGTTGATAAGAGACAGCATGGCAGAACAGCAATTCTTTCCCTTAAGAAATCCGGCCCTGAACTTCCTCAGCTCTTGTCCCAATTCTCCGCTGGCATTGCTGGGACCGGTCTTGCTGTTCTTTTATCTGTTATTTGGAAGGTAGCTTGTTGGAGAGTTCCATTTTGTACACCTAAACTCTTTAGCGCCGGCATCGGTTTTGGGCTAGTTTGGCTCTCATGGGCAGTTAACCGATTGAGGGACACGGTTGTACATATCAGCAAAAATACTAGCAAGTCCGGTCTGAAGGAAGAGGAGATGATTGAGAGAGTGGAGAAAAGTGTTAATCAGATCTATTTCAGAGCCGCGACATTGATGGCTATAGCAGTGCTGAGATTCGCGTGA
- the LOC107930293 gene encoding putative E3 ubiquitin-protein ligase RF298, translated as MGEKNDSGGGSIACKPGTSILHQDKGSTNKRKLDDPSLENPVIVPLSMSEFASYALPLEIFRGPVLGPLEVESSMGSLSEVFEPADWDDPIACQLEELLLSNLQMIFRNAIKKIVECGFKEDVAEKAISRHGLYQGGKDLVSNVVNDAIASLKKGIEGDISIHLFEDLQQLVVYTMLEMISVLREVKPCLSIAEAMWWLLMFDLNISVACEVEGDILRNLGCVEVSGESSSDSNPKSRVGTQNPETKLSISNESNGSKPSLSSEALKFGSFPNLPKPKSPPPYEGMTPEKEFLVSRSVSGDYVPVASISEEKTGIGRKGRSKKELAAVRKKSFNMEINRAAYWKSFRAVKLAASGSSVVEKRMKSPSELPAVHMKDSLPNVVMEAGALADESHHAADDSSTLKGTKSTVPTANTGLAPSLSLENKPVPKSKGGTSKSSKTPEQDAGNKPTPKAKSSTSMSSKSIDYCAGIPYDESLGKYIPQNEKDEMILKLVPRIEELQNELDSWTQWTNQKVMQAARRLSKDQAELKSLRQEKEEVEQLKREKEIMEENTMKRLSEMEFALNNATSQVEDANNTVQKLEVEHSMLKMEMEVAKSQAIASAVSCREALEREQKALKDIQSWEGQRSLLQEELASEKQKATELKRKVGKAQNIYSQIEMTWKEERMAKEKFLAQAASIRKERERLEAVAKVEEDKIKLKAEKDMKKYGEEIKMLENKLSELKMKLDSSKIAALWGCIDGGNGQCSSVNDRYHSPSFSKRVVDINDYSGSRGLKQERECVMCLSEEKIVVFLPCAHQVLCVKCNELHEKQRMKDCPACRTVISNRICARFAKPHAIAH; from the exons ATGGGTGAAAAGAATGATAGTGGTGGTGGTAGTATTGCTTGCAAACCAGGGACTTCTATCTTACATCAGGATAAAGGAAGTACGAACAAGAGAAAATTAGATGATCCTTCTTTAGAGAATCCGGTTATTGTTCCTTTGTCCATGAGTGAATTCGCTTCTTACGCATTACCTCTGGAGATATTCAGAGGCCCTGTACTTGGACCATTGGAGGTAGAATCCTCTATGGGATCTCTTAGTGAAGTTTTTGAACCTGCTGATTGGGATGATCCAATTGCTTGTCAACTTGAGGAATTACTGTTATCTAATTTGCAAATGATTTTCCGGAAcgcaattaaaaagattgttGAGTGTGGATTTAAGGAAGATGTCGCGGAAAAGGCCATTTCGAGGCATGGTCTCTATCAAGGGGGTAAAGATCTTGTGTCGAATGTTGTGAATGATGCTATTGCTTCCTTGAAGAAAGGGATAGAAGGTGATATTTCGATTCATCTGTTCGAGGATTTGCAGCAGCTAGTGGTGTATACAATGCTGGAGATGATTAGTGTGCTTAGAGAGGTTAAACCATGTCTATCTATTGCAGAAGCAATGTGGTGGTTGTTAATGTTTGACCTAAACATTTCCGTGGCATGTGAAGTGGAAGGAGATATTTTGCGTAATTTAGGTTGTGTGGAAGTCTCTGGAGAGAGCTCCTCTGATTCTAACCCCAAGTCGAGAGTGGGAACTCAAAATCCCGAAACTAAACTTTCAATCTCGAATGAGTCCAATGGTTCAAAACCTTCATTGTCCTCTGAAGCACTCAAATTTGGAAGTTTTCCTAATTTACCTAAACCCAAAAGTCCTCCTCCTTATGAAGGGATGACACCAGAGAAAGAATTTTTGGTCTCTAGGAGTGTTTCTGGAGATTATGTCCCGGTTGCATCTATCTCTGAAGAAAAAACAGGGATTGGTAGAAAGGGACGCTCCAAAAAGGAACTAGCTGCAGTCCGGAAAAAATCCTTCAATATGGAAATTAACAGGGCGGCTTATTGGAAAAGTTTTAGAGCTGTGAAACTAGCTGCCTCTGGCAGTTCTGTTGTTGAAAAGAGAATGAAGTCTCCATCTGAATTACCAGCTGTGCATATGAAAGATTCTTTACCAAATGTGGTTATGGAAGCTGGAGCTTTAGCTGATGAAAGTCATCATGCGGCAGATGATTCTTCAACATTGAAGGGTACTAAATCTACAGTTCCAACTGCAAATACTGGGCTTGCACCTTCATTGTCTTTGGAAAATAAACCTGTTCCAAAATCTAAAGGAGGAACCTCAAAATCTTCTAAGACACCTGAACAAGATGCAGGAAATAAACCCACTCCAAAGGCCAAAAGCAGCACTTCTATGTCTTCTAAGTCAATTGATTACTGTGCTGGAATTCCATATGATGAATCTCTAGGAAAATACATCCCACAAAATGAGAAGGATGAAATGATTTTGAAGCTTGTTCCAAGGATAGAGGAACTGCAGAATGAACTGGATAGTTGGACTCAATGGACCAATCAGAAGGTCATGCAGGCTGCTCGAAGGCTTAGCAAGGACCAAGCTGAACTTAAATCACTGAGGCAAGAGAAGGAAGAAGTAGAACAGCTCAAAAGGGAAAAGGAAATCATGGAGGAGAATACCATGAAGAGGCTGTCTGAAATGGAGTTTGCGTTGAATAACGCAACTAGTCAGGTTGAGGATGCTAACAATACTGTTCAGAAGCTTGAGGTGGAGCATTCTATGCTGAAGATGGAGATGGAGGTTGCTAAATCACAAGCTATTGCTTCAGCTGTAAGTTGTCGAGAGGCATTGGAGAGAGAACAAAAAGCACTTAAGGATATTCAGTCATGGGAAGGACAGAGGAGCTTGCTTCAGGAGGAGCTTGCATCGGAGAAGCAGAAGGCAACAGAGCTGAAAAGGAAAGTAGGCAAGGCTCAAAATATCTACAGCCAAATTGAG ATGACATGGAAAGAGGAGAGGATGGCAAAGGAGAAGTTCCTTGCTCAGGCTGCCTCCATAAGGAAGGAAAGAGAACGTCTTGAAGCTGTGGCAAAAGTGGAGGAGGATAAGATTAAGCTGAAAGCTgaaaaagatatgaagaaatatGGAGAGGAGATAAAAATGCTTGAGAACAAGTTATCCGAGTTGAAGATGAAGCTGGATTCTTCAAAAATAGCAGCACTTTGGGGTTGCATCGATGGTGGAAATGGCCAGTGCTCTTCTGTCAACGACAGGTATCATAGTCCAAGTTTCTCTAAAAGGGTGGTTGACATTAATGATTATTCAGGGAGCAGAGGTCTGAAACAGGAGCGGGAGTGCGTCATGTGCTTATCGGAAGAGAAGATAGTGGTATTTCTTCCATGTGCTCATCAGGTCCTTTGTGTTAAATGCAATGAGCTCCATGAG
- the LOC107930346 gene encoding elongation factor Tu, mitochondrial yields MAAAVLRNPNSRRLLSFSSPIYWSSRGFISASNFSVSDLLSGNEVTVPANANPWWRSMATFTRTKPHVNVGTIGHVDHGKTTLTAAITKVLAEEGKAKAIAFDEIDKAPEEKKRGITIATAHVEYETMKRHYAHVDCPGHADYVKNMITGAAQMDGGILVVSAPDGPMPQTKEHILLARQVGVPSLVCFLNKVDAVDDPELLELVEMELRELLSFYKFPGDEIPIIRGSALSALQGTNEEIGKKAILKLMDAVDEYIPDPVRQLDKPFLMPIEDVFSIQGRGTVATGRVEQGTIKVGEEVEILGLTQGAPLKTTVTGVEMFKKILDQGQAGDNVGLLLRGLKRDDVQRGMVIAKPGSLKTYKRFEAEIYVLTKDEGGRHTAFESNYRPQFYLRTADVTGKVELPESVKMVLPGDNVTATFELISPVPLEAGQRFALREGGRTVGAGVVSKVLS; encoded by the exons ATGGCTGCGGCTGTCCTCCGGAACCCTAATTCGAGGCGCCTTTTGTCATTCTCTTCCCCGATTTACTGGTCCTCTCGTGGCTTTATCTCTGCTTCCAACTTCTCAGTTTCCGATCTTCTCTCTGGAAATGAGGTGACAGTTCCCGCTAACGCTAACCCTTGGTGGAGATCCATGGCTACTTTCACTCGCAC aaaaccTCATGTTAATGTAGGAACAATTGGGCATGTTGATCATGGAAAGACCACACTGACTGCAGCAATCACAAAG GTTCTGGCTGAAGAAGGAAAAGCCAAGGCTATTGCCTTTGATGAAATTGACAAGGCTCCTGAGGAGAAGAAGAGAGGGATTACAATTGCCACG GCTCACGTGGAGTATGAGACAATGAAACGTCACTATGCACACGTAGACTGTCCTGGACATGCTGATTATGTTAAA AATATGATCACTGGTGCCGCCCAAATGGATGGTGGTATTCTGGTTGTGTCTGCTCCAGATGGGCCCATGCCACAGACTAAAGAACACATTCTACTTGCCCGACAG GTTGGTGTGCCATCTCtcgtgtgttttttaaataaagttgATGCCGTTGATGATCCAGAGTTGTTGGAGCTTGTGGAAATGGAGCTTCGTG AGCTTCTTAGCTTCTACAAGTTTCCTGGGGATGAAATACCTATCATTAGGGGGTCAGCATTGTCTGCTTTACAGGGTACAAATGAGGAAATAGGGAAAAAAGCAATTTTGAAACTAATGGATGCTGTAGACGAATACATTCCTGATCCCGTCCGCCAGCTTGACAAGCCGTTCCTGATGCCAATTGAGGATGTTTTCTCAATTCAG GGGCGTGGAACTGTTGCAACTGGCCGTGTCGAACAAGGAACCATTAAAGTTGGTGAAGAAGTTGAAATTTTGGGGTTAACgcag GGTGCACCTCTAAAAACCACAGTTACTGGGGTTGAGATGTTCAAGAAAATCTTGGATCAAGGACAG GCTGGTGATAATGTGGGACTTCTTCTGCGTGGTCTGAAAAGGGATGATGTGCAGCGTGGAATG GTCATTGCTAAACCTGGAAGCTTGAAGACATACAAAAGGTTTGAGGCAGAGATATATGTCCTCACAAAAGATGAAGGTGGACGTCATACCGCCTTTGAATCAAATTACAGGCCTCAGTTCTATCTGAGGACAGCAGATGTGACTGGAAAAGTGGAATTACCCGAAAGTGTTAAGATGGTTCTGCCGGGGGACAACGTTACTGCAACTTTTGAGCTCATCTCACCTGTGCCTCTTGAAGCAG GACAAAGATTTGCCTTGAGGGAAGGAGGTAGAACCGTCGGTGCTGGTGTAGTATCAAAAGTACTGAGCTAA
- the LOC107930335 gene encoding auxin-binding protein T85 — MTGPCFIFFFLLLNLLPFFRTLEASHCSIKGLPLVRNIADLPQDNYGRGGLSHITVAGSLLHGLKEVEVWLQTFAPGSRTPIHRHSCEEVFVVLKGSGTLYLASSSNKYPGKPEEHFIFSNSTLHIPVNDVHQVWNTNEHEDLQMLVIISRPPIKVFIYEDWLMPHTAAKLKFPYYWDEQCFQVPQKDEL; from the exons ATGACTGGACCTtgcttcattttcttcttccttctcttAAACTTGCTTCCATTCTTTCGAACTCTCGAAGCTTCTCACTGCTCCATCAAAG GGTTACCTCTGGTGAGGAACATTGCTGATCTTCCACAGGATAATTATGGAAGAGGAGGTTTATCCCATATAACTGTTGCTGGTTCTCTCTTGCATGGGTTGAAAGAA GTTGAGGTTTGGCTTCAAACATTTGCACCAGGATCGCGCACGCCGATCCATAGGCACTCTTGTGAAGAAGTTTTTGTTGTTCTCAAGGGCAGTGGCACTCTATATCTCGCCTCGAGTTCTAATAAGTACCCTGGAAAACCGGAGGAGCACTTTATATTTTCGAATAGCACGCTTCATATCCCTGTCAATGATGTTCACCAg GTCTGGAATACAAATGAACATGAGGATTTGCAAATGCTTGTGATAATATCTCGGCCGCCTATCAAAGT GTTCATATATGAAGATTGGTTGATGCCTCACACTGCAGCTAAGTTGAAGTTTCCCTACTATTGGGATGAGCAGTGCTTTCAAGTACCTCAGAAAGATGAGCTTTAA
- the LOC107930326 gene encoding BSD domain-containing protein 1 — protein sequence MNFFKSVFADDPDPPKPQLESDSPKADYSTPDSSPRVPDPNPNPSGWSFGGLFQTIATRSESVIETYRRDLEEFGLGLKKEIEVAQGSLGNVGQVIDEFGNTVIKGTTQIINQGKDAILAADNESDSSSSESKITQRSLNSKRYSRFDAQVRAIQGDINTYIEEPEDLEDYKKWKSGFGLEEKKEEIERLMEENGEMGSIYKRVVGVSNGVDHETFWCRYFYKVFKLKQAEDMRVKLVNRAISREEEEELSWDVDEDEEEEEVDERNTVPKASLKKQDVDKKEKDDTVKDKAEKSDLLEKETVGEKGEKDVLLENKDQVVVEKANENNPVEKVKGNVDESSSGNIVTEKVNLEKNEEVCKDDSMAKSVEKVASEAKDGENKEPSNGKGKDSDISVASSHPSMVEEEEEEDLGWDEIEDLSSIDDKKETHGGSPSSNRDELRKRLSTAEEEEDLSWDIEDDDEPIKA from the coding sequence ATGAATTTCTTCAAATCAGTTTTCGCGGATGATCCGGATCCTCCTAAACCCCAACTCGAATCCGATTCCCCCAAAGCTGATTACTCCACTCCCGATTCTTCTCCCAGAGTGCCCGATCCCAACCCTAACCCTAGCGGATGGAGCTTCGGCGGCCTGTTCCAAACGATAGCAACCAGATCCGAATCCGTCATCGAGACTTACCGTCGCGATCTCGAAGAATTCGGGTTGGGTCTGAAAAAAGAAATCGAGGTAGCTCAGGGTTCATTAGGGAACGTAGGACAAGTCATTGATGAGTTCGGGAACACGGTTATAAAGGGAACGACTCAGATCATCAATCAGGGCAAGGATGCAATACTAGCTGCCGATAACGAATCCGATTCCTCTTCCTCCGAGAGTAAGATCACCCAACGGAGCTTGAACTCGAAACGGTACAGTCGATTCGATGCTCAAGTGAGGGCAATTCAAGGGGATATTAATACTTACATCGAGGAGCCAGAGGATTTGGAGGATTACAAGAAGTGGAAATCAGGGTTCGGTTTGGAAGAGAAAAAGGAAGAGATTGAGAGATTGATGGAAGAGAATGGGGAAATGGGAAGTATTTATAAAAGGGTTGTTGGTGTTTCAAATGGGGTTGATCATGAGACGTTTTGGTGTAGGTACTTTTATAAGGTTTTTAAGCTTAAGCAAGCTGAGGATATGAGGGTTAAGCTTGTTAATAGAGCGATTTCTAGGGAAGAAGAGGAGGAACTGAGTTGGGATGTTGATGAAGATGAGGAAGAGGAAGAGGTGGATGAGAGAAATACGGTGCCGAAGGCGAGTTTGAAGAAGCAAGATGTggataagaaagaaaaagatgatactGTGAAAGATAAGGCAGAAAAAAGTGATCTTTTGGAGAAAGAAACTGTGGGAGAGAAGGGTGAAAAAGATGTTCTTTTGGAGAATAAGGATCAAGTTGTTGTTGAGAAGGCAAATGAAAACAATCCCGTTGAGAAAGTAAAGGGTAATGTTGATGAATCAAGTAGTGGCAATATAGTAACTGAGAAAGTTAATTTGGAGAAGAATGAGGAGGTATGCAAGGATGATTCAATGGCGAAATCTGTTGAGAAAGTAGCTTCTGAAGCTAAAGACGGAGAGAATAAAGAGCCTAGCAATGGCAAAGGTAAAGACAGTGACATTTCAGTGGCGTCAAGCCATCCATCAATGGTTGAGGAGGAGGAAGAGGAGGATCTTGGGTGGGATGAAATTGAGGATCTCAGCAGCATTGATGATAAGAAAGAAACTCATGGTGGGAGCCCGAGCTCCAATAGGGATGAGCTGAGGAAGAGACTAAGTACAGCTGAAGAAGAGGAGGATTTAAGCTGGGATATTGAAGACGATGACGAACCGATTAAAGCTTGA